GCTTCCAGGGGCTCGCCGAGGTGATCCGGGCCAAGGGGCTGTTTTGCTCGCTCTACACCGACCGGGCCGGGCACTACTGGCACACGCCCGAGGCCGGCGGCAAGGTCGACAAGGAGGCCCCGACCCAGGTCGGGCGCGCCTGCGCGCAGCTCGGCATCGAGCTGATCGCGGCCTATTCGCCGGAGGCCCGGGGCCGCTCGGAGCGTATGTTCGGAACCCTGCAGAAGCGCCTGCCGCAGGAGCTCAGGCTGGCCGGCATCACCGACATGGCGAGCGCCAACCGCTTCCTGGAGGAGGTCTATTTGCCGCAGCACAACGCCCGCTTCGCCCGCCCGGCCGAGGCCGCCGGCTCCGCCTTCGTACCCTTCACCGGCGACCCGGCCGAGATCCTCTGCCGCCAGGAGGAGCGCGTCGTCTCAAACGACAACACGGTGCGCTACAAGGGCCTCAGCCTACAAATCCCGGCCGACCGCCATCGCCACCACTACGTCAAGGCCACGGTCCGGGTGCACGAATATCCCGACCGGACCCTGGCCGTCTTCCACGGGCCGCGCTGCCTGGCCCGCTACAGCGAGGACGCCACGCCGATCGAGAACAGCGACAGGCAGGCCGCGTGAAGCGCTTCGACGCGACCAGCCATAGCGCTGTGGATAAGTGGACAGCTCGGCGGCGCCGACCTGACCACTTCCCCACAGCGCCAACATCCACAACAGAAGCGGTCAATTCATATGGTACATAAACCGGTCAACTCAGTTTGTTGTCGACAGTTTTCTATGATTGCGAATCTTTCGACTATCGCGATCGCTATGATCCACTCACCGCGTCATATGACAAATGAAATCCAACCGTTTCTTTCTGGCTCAATGCGAATACGAAACCGACGGTGAACGCCTA
This sequence is a window from bacterium. Protein-coding genes within it:
- a CDS encoding ISNCY family transposase, yielding MKFEEVYGRAYRCELSQQEAAEVLGVSERTFRRWRDRFEAEGAEGLYDRRLGRASARRAGVDEVAAMLELFDTRYWDFTARHFWEKLVAEHDFKRSYNWVRVTLQAHGRRQPASRRGAHRRKRPRRPLVGMMLHQDGSTHQWLPGCYWDLIVTMDDASSEIYSAFFVAEEGTMSSFQGLAEVIRAKGLFCSLYTDRAGHYWHTPEAGGKVDKEAPTQVGRACAQLGIELIAAYSPEARGRSERMFGTLQKRLPQELRLAGITDMASANRFLEEVYLPQHNARFARPAEAAGSAFVPFTGDPAEILCRQEERVVSNDNTVRYKGLSLQIPADRHRHHYVKATVRVHEYPDRTLAVFHGPRCLARYSEDATPIENSDRQAA